One genomic region from Methanonatronarchaeum thermophilum encodes:
- a CDS encoding DUF1786 family protein gives MFSNDSGLNPLTMAVDVGKGTQDVLYADKLDENVVKMVLPSPTRVVADKIRQVDGDLLCTGKTMGGGPVSKVIRNHVRSNDVVMVESAARTISDNLDFVRDMGITVIGSDEVGDYQSYTEIEFTDILLDEILRFLSSMQLKTPERIGVGVQDHGVAPEGMSDRRYRFSFYREVIEGEGRLEDLVFTEKTGRFSRIDSALEQLSSYEAVALDSKIAAIIGCYNGGKEVIIDAGNGHFMAASIKKGRLVGLFEHHTRMLDDDRITELVEKLIHGEITDDEVYGDGGHGAYSLESLEPDRITVTGPRRDVIPNTINYELAHPIGDVMMSGAVGIYRSFDLR, from the coding sequence TTGTTTTCTAATGATAGTGGGTTAAACCCTTTAACAATGGCTGTTGATGTTGGTAAAGGCACTCAAGATGTTTTGTATGCTGATAAACTCGATGAAAATGTCGTTAAAATGGTTTTACCTTCTCCAACCAGGGTTGTTGCCGATAAGATACGGCAGGTAGACGGTGATTTATTGTGCACCGGTAAAACGATGGGAGGTGGCCCCGTTTCCAAGGTTATTAGAAACCATGTACGTTCTAATGACGTTGTAATGGTTGAGTCTGCTGCCCGCACTATTTCAGATAACCTAGATTTTGTTAGAGATATGGGAATCACAGTTATCGGCAGTGATGAGGTAGGTGATTATCAGAGTTATACAGAGATCGAGTTTACCGATATCTTGTTAGATGAAATACTCCGTTTTTTAAGTTCTATGCAGCTTAAAACTCCAGAGAGAATCGGTGTTGGTGTACAGGACCATGGAGTTGCTCCAGAAGGTATGTCGGACAGGAGATATAGATTCAGTTTCTATAGAGAGGTTATTGAAGGAGAAGGACGTTTGGAAGACCTTGTTTTCACAGAAAAAACAGGTAGGTTCAGTAGAATCGACAGTGCTTTAGAACAACTATCAAGCTATGAAGCCGTTGCCCTTGATTCTAAAATAGCTGCAATAATAGGTTGTTACAATGGTGGAAAAGAGGTTATAATCGATGCTGGTAATGGCCACTTCATGGCGGCATCGATAAAAAAAGGACGTTTAGTCGGTTTGTTTGAACATCACACCAGAATGCTTGATGACGACCGTATAACAGAGTTGGTTGAAAAATTGATTCACGGAGAGATCACTGACGATGAAGTATATGGAGACGGTGGACACGGTGCATATTCACTTGAATCATTAGAGCCGGATAGAATAACTGTCACCGGACCCAGAAGAGATGTAATCCCAAACACGATAAACTATGAACTAGCACATCCAATAGGTGACGTAATGATGTCAGGCGCCGTAGGAATATACAGATCATTCGATTTAAGATAA
- a CDS encoding DEAD/DEAH box helicase → MLLKYDKGTISIKGEYNLPYTKWDERTDNLRAMAYRYRDIKDYLDKSGIEYEDRVLDPIPTSDLNFNVELRPYQKEAISRWMDLTRGVIVLPTGSGKTYVGIAAICNVNSPCFIVVPTLDLVDQWIDVLKKHQLPAGEYTGRKKQTKPITVSTYDSAYIHAEKLGNKYKMILFDEVHHLPSEGYRHIAEFFASPHRMGLTATYEREDSLHRDLSDLLGGKVYEVDTDELTGEYLSDYRTEIIRVELTDQEFEKYDEYTSIFRNYLRSTNIQMKGPSDFKKIVMRSGNDPRAWKAVRAKNNARQIAYSSEAKIKELAKLLKKHIGDRIIIFTRYNNMVYRISRKFLIPAITHETDKTERESILRKFKDNTYQAIVSSKVLDEGVDVPDANVGIILSGTGSKREYRQRLGRLLRPSGNDTILYEVVTKNTTELRTSSRRKRE, encoded by the coding sequence ATGTTATTAAAGTACGACAAAGGAACTATATCTATTAAAGGAGAGTACAACCTTCCTTATACAAAATGGGATGAAAGAACAGATAACCTACGTGCGATGGCATATAGGTATAGAGATATCAAAGACTACTTAGATAAATCCGGTATCGAGTATGAAGACCGTGTTTTAGACCCAATACCAACATCTGATTTAAATTTCAACGTAGAGTTAAGGCCATACCAAAAAGAAGCTATATCCCGTTGGATGGATTTAACACGAGGTGTGATAGTTCTACCAACAGGTTCTGGAAAAACATATGTAGGGATTGCAGCTATATGCAACGTAAACTCACCTTGTTTCATCGTAGTACCCACACTAGACCTCGTGGACCAATGGATTGATGTACTGAAAAAACACCAACTTCCTGCCGGAGAATATACCGGCCGTAAAAAACAAACTAAACCAATAACTGTCTCCACATACGATTCAGCGTATATACATGCTGAAAAACTGGGTAATAAATATAAAATGATTTTATTCGATGAAGTACATCACCTACCTTCAGAAGGATACAGACATATTGCCGAGTTCTTCGCATCACCCCACCGAATGGGTTTAACAGCCACATACGAAAGGGAAGACAGTCTCCATCGAGACCTATCCGACCTCCTAGGAGGCAAGGTATACGAGGTTGACACAGACGAACTCACAGGCGAATACCTCTCGGACTATAGAACCGAGATAATTCGCGTCGAACTAACAGACCAGGAATTTGAAAAATATGATGAATACACCTCCATATTCAGAAACTACCTAAGGTCAACAAACATACAGATGAAAGGTCCAAGCGACTTCAAGAAAATCGTTATGAGAAGCGGTAACGACCCAAGGGCTTGGAAAGCAGTTAGAGCAAAAAACAACGCTCGACAGATAGCATACAGTTCTGAAGCCAAAATAAAAGAACTCGCTAAACTACTGAAAAAACACATTGGAGACCGAATAATCATATTCACCAGATACAACAACATGGTATATAGAATATCCAGAAAATTCCTGATTCCAGCAATCACACACGAAACAGATAAAACTGAAAGAGAATCGATACTACGAAAATTTAAAGACAATACCTACCAAGCGATTGTTAGCTCAAAAGTCCTCGACGAAGGAGTAGATGTCCCAGATGCAAACGTAGGCATAATACTCAGTGGAACTGGAAGCAAAAGGGAATACAGACAGAGATTAGGAAGGTTATTAAGGCCTTCTGGAAACGACACAATCCTATACGAAGTAGTAACTAAAAACACAACCGAACTACGTACATCGAGTAGAAGAAAAAGAGAATGA
- the cgi121 gene encoding KEOPS complex subunit Cgi121, giving the protein MNDDAVKKIENSNEVVFKAGVVDIEDINLFLEVLDRHSGDGVVQAVDAGIVAGEEHLRHATLKAINSWKTNPISQSLGMEILLYIVGERQINKALEKAGVAEGSQEIVLVGIGEVGWSSLIEEIGLELDSSLINYNEDKLNKICKTFGIPDRELEAVGKMKTPYLVLERVTLLDTKK; this is encoded by the coding sequence ATGAATGATGATGCAGTTAAAAAAATAGAAAACTCCAACGAAGTAGTTTTTAAAGCTGGCGTGGTGGATATTGAGGATATAAATCTTTTTTTAGAGGTATTGGATAGACATAGTGGTGATGGAGTGGTTCAAGCGGTTGATGCGGGTATCGTAGCGGGTGAGGAGCACTTGAGACATGCAACCCTCAAAGCAATCAACTCGTGGAAGACAAACCCAATCTCCCAATCCCTAGGCATGGAGATATTATTGTATATTGTTGGAGAACGCCAGATAAACAAAGCATTAGAGAAAGCTGGAGTCGCGGAAGGCAGTCAAGAAATAGTTTTAGTCGGCATTGGAGAAGTTGGTTGGAGCTCACTAATTGAAGAGATTGGTTTAGAGCTGGATAGCTCACTAATCAATTATAATGAAGATAAACTTAATAAAATCTGTAAGACATTTGGGATTCCAGATAGAGAGCTGGAGGCTGTAGGGAAAATGAAAACACCATACCTTGTGTTGGAGAGAGTTACTTTATTAGACACAAAAAAATGA